A single region of the Trichocoleus sp. FACHB-46 genome encodes:
- a CDS encoding phospholipase D-like domain-containing protein: MRRTASKNGVSVKAYAGTTGVLVAMTVGASERQGLLGFAIERTDGRSGKKEWLNGMLSFPGMSYQPGRLIASNLAPIQKFRWSDYRVYPETTYKYSIHPVYGKPDRLEIEAGPTVTVTTTSRQSEHYVLFNRAAAASQAFSRKFPEVEQQINAARKAKKPLPELPPPVLAWLSRGVLEQIVQLIEVAADETWALDIAIYEYELPEIVEAVKAAHARGVNIRIVYHAKNGDEQTEENETHLEGLPATIKRARITPKICHHKFIVLSRLRGDKRNPQSVLCGSTNFTHNGVYRQANVVHVTRDVAIAQPYLDLFEVLFAGKTPTETRHYINQNNSIEMGQSTFVGFSPRSAPSDLQAFIQMIHQAERDVLFCTAFDLYDELEAALLGKPRDPILRYGLQNSRTQITGIHADRTANFVATAMLGNGLEGFLKESTKGQRGNILIHTKLIVVDFTSDHPIVISGSHNFSKAASESNDENFLLLQGNTDVADCYGCELMRLYDHYRFRFRLKDGKDGQNNRAAKPPGLTPDDSWTDPYFTSGSLKYSDRLKFAGEAN, encoded by the coding sequence ATGCGCAGGACAGCAAGCAAGAATGGTGTTTCAGTGAAAGCATACGCTGGGACGACCGGAGTTCTGGTGGCAATGACCGTTGGGGCTTCGGAGCGCCAAGGACTCTTGGGATTCGCGATCGAGCGGACAGATGGACGTTCTGGTAAGAAAGAATGGCTCAATGGCATGCTGTCCTTTCCGGGAATGTCCTATCAACCAGGTCGCTTGATTGCTAGCAATCTGGCTCCAATCCAAAAGTTTCGCTGGTCTGATTATCGGGTGTATCCCGAGACAACCTACAAGTACAGCATTCATCCGGTTTATGGGAAGCCAGATCGCTTGGAGATCGAGGCAGGTCCAACGGTGACGGTGACAACGACCAGTCGCCAGAGTGAGCACTATGTATTGTTTAATCGCGCCGCAGCAGCGAGTCAGGCTTTCTCCCGTAAGTTTCCTGAGGTTGAGCAACAAATCAATGCCGCCAGAAAGGCTAAAAAACCATTGCCTGAACTGCCACCTCCAGTGCTGGCTTGGCTGAGCCGAGGGGTGTTGGAGCAGATTGTGCAATTGATTGAAGTGGCAGCCGATGAAACTTGGGCGTTGGATATTGCTATTTATGAGTACGAGTTGCCTGAGATTGTTGAAGCAGTTAAGGCAGCTCATGCACGAGGGGTGAACATCCGAATTGTTTATCATGCCAAAAATGGAGATGAGCAGACTGAGGAAAATGAAACGCATTTGGAAGGACTGCCTGCAACAATTAAACGGGCGAGGATTACCCCAAAGATCTGCCATCACAAATTCATTGTTCTGAGCCGCTTGCGTGGAGACAAGAGAAACCCACAGTCAGTCCTTTGCGGATCGACCAACTTTACCCACAATGGCGTTTATCGCCAAGCCAATGTGGTTCACGTGACCCGAGATGTCGCGATCGCTCAGCCCTATCTCGATCTCTTTGAGGTGCTGTTTGCAGGCAAAACACCGACAGAAACTCGTCACTATATTAATCAAAACAACTCCATAGAGATGGGACAGTCTACATTCGTTGGATTTTCTCCCCGCTCCGCTCCGAGTGACCTGCAAGCATTTATTCAAATGATTCATCAGGCTGAAAGAGATGTACTGTTTTGCACAGCATTTGACCTCTATGATGAACTGGAAGCGGCATTATTGGGTAAGCCTCGTGATCCGATTCTGCGTTATGGGCTGCAAAATAGCCGGACTCAGATCACAGGTATCCATGCCGATCGCACCGCAAATTTTGTGGCAACTGCGATGCTAGGGAACGGGTTAGAAGGATTTTTGAAAGAATCGACCAAAGGACAGCGCGGTAACATTCTCATCCACACCAAGCTGATCGTCGTTGACTTTACTTCAGATCATCCGATTGTAATTAGCGGCTCTCACAATTTCTCAAAAGCTGCTTCCGAAAGTAATGACGAAAACTTTCTCTTATTACAGGGGAATACAGATGTCGCAGACTGCTATGGATGTGAGTTGATGCGGCTGTATGACCACTACCGTTTTCGCTTCCGCCTCAAAGATGGCAAAGATGGACAAAACAACCGGGCAGCAAAACCACCTGGGCTAACTCCCGACGATAGCTGGACAGACCCTTATTTCACATCAGGCTCGCTCAAGTATAGCGATCGCCTCAAATTTGCAGGTGAAGCAAACTGA
- a CDS encoding VWA-like domain-containing protein gives MKDLQIISASLLRLRMKSPFFATLALFARFIPTQHTPTAATDGKDIFFNPNYLRSLPSAQQDGLLLHEVLHAALLHTVRRGVRDPKVWNIAADIVVNGMIVQQGVFDLPPGGVRDPKLEHLSVEEICELLLKQDSAQLSLPNPDLLDRSPNNALSKQNQGTSNPSNHEAETETQSQKLEDKAQQLGDKLNLTDVSQDASRTQLESPQVTSIPASLDSLSQARKATLETHWKNALQQSMVIARTVDQGKLPAGLERELGVLTAAQIDWRSYLWRYLVRTPTDFMGFDRRFVGRGLYLESLVGESVRVFVAVDTSGSIDQRQLRLFLSEVQGILGTYPHLQCDLYYADAEIYGPYVLDPDVELPAPKGGGGTSFVPFFQQVAEQWDGMTMGVCIYLTDGYGQFPTDAPCSPVLWVVTSGGLALEQFPFGEAVRLLSR, from the coding sequence GTGAAAGATCTTCAAATCATTAGTGCTTCTCTCCTGAGGTTGCGAATGAAATCTCCCTTCTTTGCAACCCTGGCTCTGTTTGCTCGGTTTATCCCGACTCAGCACACCCCAACGGCTGCAACAGACGGCAAAGATATTTTCTTTAACCCAAACTATCTACGCTCTCTTCCTAGTGCTCAACAGGATGGGCTGTTACTTCACGAAGTTCTGCACGCTGCCTTACTTCACACTGTACGACGCGGAGTGCGAGATCCTAAGGTTTGGAATATTGCCGCTGATATTGTGGTCAATGGCATGATTGTGCAGCAAGGTGTGTTTGATCTACCACCCGGAGGAGTGCGAGATCCTAAACTTGAACATCTCAGCGTTGAAGAGATTTGTGAACTACTACTCAAACAAGACTCGGCGCAGTTAAGCTTACCCAATCCCGATTTGTTAGACCGATCGCCAAACAATGCTCTATCTAAGCAAAACCAGGGAACTTCTAATCCTTCAAACCATGAGGCGGAGACTGAGACGCAATCACAAAAATTAGAGGACAAAGCACAGCAATTAGGGGACAAGTTAAACCTAACCGATGTTAGTCAGGATGCAAGCAGGACTCAACTTGAATCACCTCAAGTGACCTCTATTCCAGCGAGTTTAGATAGCCTGTCTCAGGCTCGAAAAGCCACATTAGAAACCCACTGGAAAAACGCTCTCCAGCAATCAATGGTGATTGCCCGTACTGTAGATCAAGGCAAATTGCCTGCGGGACTAGAACGAGAATTGGGCGTATTAACTGCTGCTCAGATAGATTGGCGATCGTACCTGTGGCGCTATTTGGTACGAACTCCGACAGACTTTATGGGGTTTGATCGGCGCTTTGTCGGTCGAGGGCTATATCTAGAGTCATTAGTGGGAGAATCGGTTCGAGTTTTTGTGGCAGTCGATACAAGCGGCTCGATCGACCAACGCCAATTGCGGTTATTTTTGAGTGAAGTGCAGGGTATTTTAGGCACTTACCCCCATCTGCAATGCGACCTTTACTATGCCGATGCTGAAATCTACGGACCCTATGTTCTCGATCCTGATGTAGAGTTGCCAGCACCCAAAGGCGGTGGTGGTACTTCCTTTGTTCCCTTCTTCCAGCAAGTGGCAGAACAGTGGGATGGGATGACGATGGGAGTTTGTATTTACTTAACCGATGGATATGGTCAGTTTCCGACAGACGCTCCCTGCTCACCTGTACTATGGGTTGTCACTTCAGGGGGATTAGCCCTGGAGCAGTTTCCCTTTGGTGAAGCAGTGCGTTTGTTGAGCCGATGA
- a CDS encoding RtcB family protein: MPYEKLDLSTAKPVLSWANHELGQDETKMAKNVASLPFVFKHVALMPDVHLGKGALVGSVVATKAAIVPAAVGVDIGCGMCAIKTPFVAEQLDGKLHQIRQDIEALIPVGFNENDEADAQVLNWQGWQDFKHLHSDAQHLEAKALKQMGSLGGGNHFIEVCVDEQNQVWLMLHSGSRHIGNVLAQRHIETAKELAKLAGEKLPDPDLAHFVQGTPEFEAYWRDLQWAQNYARVNREVLMARSKRVLEKHLANGQPFTPCLNVNCHHNYAEREVHFGEEVYVTRKGAVRAQADDYGIIPGSMGAKSYIVKGKGNVASYCSCSHGAGRLMSRNKAKLNFTLEDLIQQTQGIECRKDEGVLDEIPGVYKPIDQVMANQSDLVEVVATLKQLVCVKG; this comes from the coding sequence ATGCCTTACGAAAAGTTAGACCTCTCTACTGCCAAGCCTGTTCTCTCCTGGGCAAACCACGAACTGGGTCAGGATGAAACCAAAATGGCAAAGAACGTAGCATCCCTGCCCTTTGTCTTCAAGCACGTTGCCCTGATGCCCGATGTCCATTTAGGTAAAGGGGCTTTAGTGGGTTCGGTTGTAGCGACGAAAGCAGCGATCGTTCCCGCGGCAGTGGGAGTCGATATTGGTTGCGGCATGTGTGCAATCAAAACGCCTTTTGTGGCGGAGCAATTGGACGGCAAACTGCACCAGATTCGGCAAGACATTGAAGCTCTAATTCCCGTTGGCTTCAACGAAAATGACGAAGCAGACGCACAAGTGCTGAACTGGCAGGGTTGGCAAGACTTTAAGCATTTACACTCTGACGCGCAACATTTGGAAGCTAAGGCTTTGAAACAGATGGGATCGCTGGGGGGCGGCAACCACTTCATCGAAGTCTGTGTGGATGAGCAAAATCAGGTTTGGTTGATGCTGCACTCTGGGTCTCGTCATATCGGCAACGTGCTGGCACAGCGCCATATCGAGACGGCAAAGGAGTTGGCAAAGCTAGCGGGCGAAAAATTGCCTGATCCCGACCTAGCACACTTTGTTCAGGGCACCCCAGAGTTTGAGGCGTACTGGCGTGATTTGCAGTGGGCACAGAACTATGCCCGCGTGAACCGCGAAGTGCTGATGGCGCGATCCAAGCGAGTGCTGGAAAAGCATCTGGCGAACGGTCAACCCTTCACTCCTTGCCTGAACGTCAACTGCCACCACAACTATGCCGAGCGAGAAGTGCATTTCGGCGAAGAGGTGTATGTGACTCGTAAAGGTGCAGTCCGGGCACAGGCAGACGACTATGGCATCATTCCTGGGTCGATGGGAGCCAAGTCCTACATCGTGAAGGGCAAGGGTAACGTGGCAAGCTACTGCTCTTGCTCTCACGGGGCAGGGCGGTTGATGTCTCGGAACAAGGCAAAGCTCAACTTCACGTTGGAAGACCTGATCCAGCAAACACAGGGGATCGAGTGCCGTAAGGATGAAGGTGTACTGGATGAAATCCCCGGAGTCTACAAGCCGATCGATCAGGTGATGGCAAACCAATCTGATCTAGTAGAGGTGGTGGCAACCTTGAAGCAACTTGTTTGTGTGAAGGGTTAA
- a CDS encoding transposase family protein has product MKQACCNRLLHPFNAHPQPGKRMVGLGAKALWELWQRTAEAERAKRLRQAQRPRGKRQAGGGRKQDAAVLGRLLVTLIYLRQHWTLQAIALTLDCAEATVWNYIHEMLPHLRERLPASLLEQWQQECPSIERAELEQWLAELPEGALLVDSWEQAIPRPTDDQE; this is encoded by the coding sequence ATGAAGCAAGCCTGCTGCAACCGTCTGTTGCATCCATTCAACGCCCATCCTCAACCAGGTAAACGGATGGTAGGGCTCGGAGCAAAAGCGCTTTGGGAGCTGTGGCAGCGGACGGCAGAAGCGGAACGGGCTAAACGCCTGAGGCAAGCTCAACGACCTAGAGGAAAACGACAGGCGGGTGGAGGGCGTAAACAGGATGCCGCCGTCCTAGGTCGGTTGTTGGTGACCCTGATTTACCTGCGGCAACACTGGACCCTGCAAGCGATTGCTCTCACCCTCGATTGTGCCGAAGCGACGGTTTGGAACTACATCCATGAGATGCTGCCCCATCTCCGTGAGCGCCTACCTGCGAGTTTGCTCGAACAATGGCAGCAAGAATGCCCCAGTATCGAACGCGCAGAGCTAGAGCAATGGTTAGCCGAACTGCCGGAGGGAGCTTTGCTAGTCGATAGTTGGGAGCAAGCGATTCCCCGACCCACTGATGATCAGGAGTAG
- a CDS encoding AAA family ATPase, with product MTPTELKTYLDRLLTQNLQISTMIWGTPGIGKSSIVEQLTRDHAINFVDVRLSQLAPTDLRGLPVAEDGISKWYPPEFLPREGKGILFLDELNMAPPVMQGVAQQLILDRRVGSYTVPEGWFVWAAGNRKEDRAAVFDMPTPLANRFLHLQVEPDFDSFKAYALETGVHEQIIAFLSFRPALLHKLDPQQPAWCSPRSWVMASALHAADLSIAPAVGVAAEAEFAAYIELYRTLPNLTPILEGNGDRIDFPAEPSTRYATAIGLTLRAADANQAYNAFTWLSQKATAEWVQLFAIDMFRVMRSKGQMGTLAKLVHKDAQLQKFLQEFQQLVGV from the coding sequence ATGACTCCTACAGAACTAAAAACCTACCTCGATCGCCTCCTCACCCAAAATCTGCAAATCAGCACCATGATTTGGGGAACACCGGGCATTGGCAAATCGAGCATTGTGGAACAACTCACTCGCGATCATGCCATTAATTTTGTAGATGTGAGGCTGTCACAACTTGCCCCTACCGATTTGCGCGGTCTTCCCGTTGCAGAAGATGGGATATCTAAATGGTATCCACCAGAATTTCTACCACGTGAGGGCAAAGGCATTCTCTTTCTTGATGAGCTGAATATGGCTCCTCCAGTCATGCAGGGTGTAGCACAGCAATTAATTCTCGATCGCCGCGTCGGTTCCTACACCGTTCCAGAGGGCTGGTTTGTCTGGGCAGCCGGAAACCGCAAAGAAGATCGGGCGGCGGTGTTTGATATGCCTACACCCTTAGCGAATCGGTTCCTACATCTTCAAGTCGAACCCGATTTTGATAGCTTCAAAGCCTATGCGCTAGAAACAGGCGTGCATGAACAGATCATTGCCTTTCTCTCGTTTCGTCCGGCTTTACTACATAAGCTTGATCCCCAACAGCCTGCCTGGTGTTCACCGCGATCGTGGGTGATGGCAAGTGCATTACATGCAGCGGACTTGAGTATTGCGCCAGCCGTTGGAGTGGCAGCAGAGGCAGAGTTTGCCGCATACATTGAGCTATACCGCACCTTACCGAATCTCACGCCCATTCTAGAGGGAAATGGCGACCGCATTGACTTTCCTGCTGAACCCTCTACTCGCTATGCTACGGCGATCGGGCTGACGCTACGGGCAGCAGACGCAAATCAAGCCTACAACGCTTTTACCTGGCTCAGTCAAAAGGCGACAGCGGAGTGGGTACAGTTATTTGCCATCGATATGTTTCGAGTCATGCGGAGCAAAGGACAGATGGGAACCCTGGCAAAATTGGTGCACAAAGATGCTCAACTTCAGAAATTTTTGCAGGAGTTTCAGCAATTGGTGGGGGTGTGA